A section of the Microbulbifer pacificus genome encodes:
- a CDS encoding alpha/beta fold hydrolase → MKNRKVLRACLSALCTAAILQAQLPIAAAAENYQVQPRDAQLSNYPYPYPVKFLTLPSQQPADDDHGNKLRMAYMDVGPSAGDTQPQGTVLLLHGKNFSGAYWQSTIQALSDRGYRVIVPDQIGFGKSSKPLDFQFSFQALAEHTNTLLKHLGIHRVQLAGHSMGGMLAARFALMYPQSVEKLILINPIGLEDWKTVVPYQPIEEAIAAEKSQTPEMVKGYMTQAYFDGKWKPEYNTLLDIQGGWTIGADAEKIAVIDARTSDMVFTQPVVYEFPGISAPTLLIIGTRDKTAIGRNRAPKSAQLQLGRYDLLGKRAAEKIPHAKLVELENVGHVPQYEAFSRYIKAMTEFLQSNG, encoded by the coding sequence ATGAAAAATCGAAAAGTGCTGCGCGCATGCTTAAGCGCGCTCTGCACCGCTGCCATTTTGCAGGCGCAACTGCCGATTGCGGCTGCCGCTGAGAATTACCAGGTTCAGCCCCGGGACGCCCAGCTCAGTAACTACCCCTACCCCTATCCTGTAAAATTTCTCACACTGCCCAGCCAACAACCTGCGGATGACGACCACGGCAATAAATTGCGCATGGCGTATATGGACGTAGGGCCGAGTGCAGGAGACACACAACCGCAAGGTACCGTCCTGCTACTGCACGGGAAAAATTTCTCCGGCGCCTACTGGCAGTCCACCATTCAGGCGCTCAGTGATCGGGGATACCGCGTTATCGTCCCGGACCAGATCGGTTTCGGCAAATCCAGCAAACCGCTGGATTTCCAGTTCAGCTTTCAGGCACTCGCCGAACATACCAATACGCTGCTCAAGCACCTCGGTATCCACAGGGTACAACTCGCTGGGCATTCCATGGGCGGCATGCTCGCCGCGCGTTTCGCACTGATGTATCCACAGAGTGTGGAAAAACTGATTCTGATCAACCCGATCGGTCTGGAAGACTGGAAAACGGTCGTACCCTACCAGCCCATTGAAGAAGCGATTGCTGCGGAAAAAAGCCAGACGCCGGAGATGGTCAAAGGTTACATGACCCAGGCCTACTTCGATGGCAAATGGAAACCCGAGTACAACACCCTGCTGGACATTCAGGGTGGCTGGACGATTGGTGCTGATGCGGAAAAAATCGCGGTTATCGACGCGCGCACATCCGACATGGTGTTTACCCAGCCAGTGGTCTACGAGTTTCCCGGTATCAGCGCGCCAACGCTGCTGATTATCGGCACCCGCGACAAGACAGCCATCGGTCGCAACCGCGCACCGAAATCAGCGCAGCTGCAACTCGGCCGCTACGACCTGCTCGGGAAAAGGGCCGCCGAAAAAATCCCGCATGCGAAACTGGTGGAGCTGGAAAATGTCGGTCATGTGCCACAGTACGAAGCCTTCAGCCGCTACATCAAGGCAATGACGGAATTCCTGCAAAGTAACGGATAA
- a CDS encoding cupin domain-containing protein codes for MKSIVTNILSMLPDTTQGEVFDSIVAGDHVRVERIVSGGQVTPEGAWYDQAEHEWVLVLAGAARLEIEEPAARGDPPSWREVALAQGDCLNIPAHCKHRVSWTDPDRPTVWLAVFYR; via the coding sequence GTGAAATCGATAGTCACCAATATCCTGTCGATGCTCCCGGACACAACGCAGGGGGAGGTGTTTGACAGTATTGTGGCGGGTGATCATGTCAGGGTTGAACGTATTGTTTCCGGTGGGCAGGTGACGCCGGAGGGGGCATGGTATGACCAGGCTGAGCACGAGTGGGTGCTGGTACTTGCGGGGGCGGCACGGCTTGAGATTGAGGAGCCTGCCGCGCGCGGTGATCCGCCATCGTGGCGAGAGGTGGCTCTTGCGCAAGGCGATTGCCTGAATATTCCCGCGCATTGCAAACACCGGGTCAGCTGGACGGACCCGGATCGGCCGACCGTCTGGCTGGCCGTATTCTATCGATGA
- a CDS encoding PLD nuclease N-terminal domain-containing protein, which translates to MEGLLGLLIFIADIYAIIKILQSSASGLKKLIWVLIVLILPVIGLIAWFFAGPGGKAG; encoded by the coding sequence ATGGAAGGTCTGCTGGGGTTATTGATCTTTATTGCCGATATCTACGCCATCATAAAAATTTTACAAAGCTCCGCGAGTGGGCTTAAGAAACTCATATGGGTGTTGATCGTGTTGATTCTGCCGGTAATCGGTTTAATCGCATGGTTTTTTGCCGGCCCTGGTGGCAAGGCCGGTTGA